A stretch of Rhododendron vialii isolate Sample 1 chromosome 4a, ASM3025357v1 DNA encodes these proteins:
- the LOC131321877 gene encoding WPP domain-interacting protein 2-like — translation MDLRSERSGLESVENNEVIITPQGLANVDGNKIASNGSYGGEFNGSDDNPLVDSKAEDGRVVESLSTPRSTSDSPRSAGYSLSVGSSPQATKKGYGLKKWRRIRREFSKDGSSSVDASKILKRGLSTSVVNSSKPQGVSIETRQTSEGSSSSTNAILKSMGVAADGSGTHGSNLDSRVVGPSFGAGTDSDNSEDRSSKSSTAASVPKNRMRALSGKNLVNSVQRSQPAKSRIETSKKHRGERVKTEKENSHSSMESDSRSSNVVFMQGTTSVTSNGRHRRHSGKSMNYDGANSYEAQDGEQHFDEELQTGYNKENVGEFETLSQEDLAADLSWEVREEKVENNGLPTDPDSLVESIHTLQSAQEELEKEIQKLREIGTEPVSLFDGSTEETALPSEFASGDSSINEACASDPLHSGERTQNSSEILETQVVSLKQNMNLLENKLEEANAELKVKEAKVIELECALKSNESPIEKIESLQKNHNEMEAELEGLFKQKIEAEIEYLAISRTIKNLKVDAADHFALFEEQKTLASEQAQVLNELGDVESKAVKLKRQAENLETKYEDVVVTEEVLRLQNRVYHLTSCLFMQLILLVLVFVFLLLQLSPHYEGVVPT, via the exons ATGGATTTGAGAAGTGAGCGTTCAGGGCTTGAATCTGTGGAAAACAATGAAGTAATAATAACCCCTCAAGGATTGGCTAATGTTGATGGAAATAAGATTGCAAGTAATGGATCTTATGGTGGTGAATTTAATGGTAGTGATGATAACCCGTTGGTTGATTCGAAAGCCGAGGATGGTAGAGTTGTAGAGTCACTGAGTACTCCTCGATCGACTAGTGATTCACCTCGGTCGGCCGGCTATTCTCTTTCTGTTGGGTCATCTCCACAGGCCACAAAAAAGGGGTACGGGTTGAAGAAATGGAGACGGATTAGGAGGGAATTTAGTAAGGATGGAAGTAGTAGTGTAGATGCTAGTAAGATACTGAAGAGGGGTCTTTCAACATCCGTGGTAAATTCAAGTAAGCCTCAGGGTGTGTCCATTGAGACGAGGCAAACGAGCGAGGGTTCCTCATCATCAACAAACGCAATCTTGAAAAGTATGGGTGTTGCTGCTGATGGTTCTGGCACACATGGCTCAAATTTAGATTCTAGGGTGGTAGGACCTAGTTTTGGTGCTGGGACGGATTCTGATAACAGTGAGGATCGGAGTAGCAAATCTTCCACTGCAGCCAGTGTTCCAAAGAACAGGATGAGGGCTTTGAGTGGGAAGAATTTGGTTAATTCAGTGCAACGAAGCCAGCCGGCAAAGAGTCGGATTGAAACCAGTAAGAAGCATAGAGGAGAAAGGGTCAAAACTGAGAAGGAAAACTCTCATTCCAGCATGGAATCTGACTCGCGGAGCTCCAACGTTGTCTTTATGCAGGGCACCACTTCAGTCACTAGTAACGGGAGACACAGGAGACACAGTGGGAAGTCAATGAATTATGATGGAGCAAACAGTTATGAAGCTCAGGATGGTGAACAACACTTCGATGAAGAGCTGCAAACAGGTTACAACAAAGAAAATGTGGGAGaatttgaaactctctctcAAGAAGATTTAGCTGCTGATTTGTCTTGGGAGGTTAGAGAAGAAAAGGTTGAGAACAATGGATTGCCAACAGATCCAGATTCTCTAGTTGAGTCTATCCACACCCTGCAGTCTGCGCAGGAAGAACTTGAAAAAG AAATACAGAAATTAAGGGAGATAGGGACAGAACCTGTGTCACTTTTTGACGGTTCAACTGAGGAAACTGCTTTACCTTCAGAATTTGCCTCTGGAGATTCAAGCATCAACGAGGCATGCGCATCTGATCCGTTGCACTCTGGAGAGAGAACACAAAATTCTTCTGAGATCTTGGAAACCCAGGTTGTAAGCTTAAAACAGAACATGAATCTATTGGAAAACAAGCTTGAAGAGGCAAACGCTGAGCTCAAAGTGAAGGAAGCCAAGGTTATTGAACTTGAATGTGCACTAAAGAGTAATGAATCACCAATTGAGAAAATAGAGTCGCTTCAAAAAAACCATAATGAGATGGAGGCTGAACTTGAGGGCCTCTTCAAGCAAAAGATTGAAGCTGAGATCGAGTATCTGGCAATATCGAGAACAATCAAAAATTTGAAAGTTGATGCAGCGGATCACTTTGCACTCTTCGAAGAACAGAAGACACTAGCTTCAGAGCAAGCTCAGGTGTTGAATGAGCTCGGAGATGTAGAAAGCAAGGCTGTAAAGCTAAAGAGACAAGCTGAAAATTTGGAGACAAAATATGAAGATGTGGTGGTGACTGAGGAGGTTTTGAGGCTACAGAATAGGGTATATCATCTTACTTCTTGCCTTTTCATGCAGTTGATACTTCTAGTTTTAGTCTTTGTGTTTTTGCTCTTGCAGTTATCACCCCATTACGAAGGGGTTGTACCCACCTAA
- the LOC131321873 gene encoding uncharacterized protein LOC131321873: MAEEVHTQETGNGPNKRRIGHKKGGKAKKKQKVFQGSREKKVKIDKRMQKLYSKRARDYNSDDDDDDDDDDEDEDDGDDEPSHVARNGNEQSYGRNKVFDGKSSDEEEEEPQNDDMEHETSEDEDGEIQPGITKFSEGCNAFRMAFKKITKTNISDDLLGPVLSAHKKLLAEKLAEEETERKVKGEAKKEKQLIREKGHVKPANFLDSHEKFLIGVATKGVVKLFNAVNKAQIAQKGLNPSRSKDAKAIRKRRKEAFFSELGKTPSQTAVTLAKAGTSRGTVDGEGPAWAPLRDGYMLTNPKLKDWDKMQDTTVEDDVGRMSSDSSSDDD, from the exons ATGGCTGAAGAGGTACATACACAAGAAACTGGAAATGGCCCGAATAAGAGGAGAATAGGGCACAAGAAGGGTGGCAAGgcaaagaagaagcaaaaagtGTTTCAGGGCTCCAGGGAGAAGAAGGTTAAAATAGAcaagagaatgcaaaaacttTATAGCAAAAGGGCGAGGGACTACAattctgatgatgatgatgatgatgatgatgatgatgaggatgaggatgatGGTGATGATGAGCCTTCCCACGTTGCTAGAAATGGAAATGAACAGTCATATGGCAGAAATAAAGTGTTTGATGGAAAATCTTCGgacgaggaagaagaggaaCCCCAAAATGATGACATGGAACATGAAACGTCTGAAGATGAAGATGGTGAAATTCAGCCAGGAATTACGAAGTTCTCAGAAGGCTGTAACGCTTTCCGGATGGCATTCAAGAAAATTACAAAGACGAATATTTCAGATGATCTGCTG GGCCCTGTATTATCAGCACACAAGAAGCTACTGGCAGAGAAGCTTGCTGAAGAAGAAACTGAAAGGAAAGTCAAGGGGGAGgcaaaaaaggagaagcagtTG ATAAGGGAGAAAGGGCACGTGAAGCCTGCTAATTTCTTGGATTCCCATGAGAAGTTTCTTATTGGAGTTGCTACAAAAGGAG TGGTCAAGCTATTTAATGCT GTGAACAAAGCTCAAATTGCTCAGAAGGGATTGAATCCGTCAAGGTCTAAAGATGCAAAAG CAATAAGAAAGCGGAGGAAAGAAGCCTTCTTTTCAGAGTTGGGCAAGACACCATCACAAACAGCTGTAACTCTCGCTAAg GCTGGTACATCCAGAGGCACAGTTGACGGTGAAGGTCCTGCCTGGGCTCCCCTGCGTGATGGTTACATGCTTACAAATCCCAAGTTAAAGGATTGGGATAAGATGCAG GATACAACGGTGGAAGATGATGTTGGAAGGATGTCATCAGATAGTTCATCCGATGATGACTGA
- the LOC131322572 gene encoding uncharacterized protein LOC131322572, with protein MDDNDQEQTHLPPFKKPNQKLRVKLKFHKIKQQEQDQEQGDLGIGPQIGPQKNDEPRVCHVCNKGFSSGKALGGHMRVHVQANKEEQQMKHNDDSAHAGNRAICSLCGKNFPSMKSLFGHMRCHPEREWRGIQPPQPPPAPAPAVAKNSSPASSVSDQIDLAESLRGWSSTAKRGRKALIADDPPAEEERLHEAVQYLMKLAHGDPFDSGLSPTRENRVDDHEGGNGNLTEMEVFESKKRGIEESLGGYNVGYDHPVKKLKIEELSGSPEGNKNLEKGKGKAIELGDIQDCEKFVEDDETESQNSDYSIPSGNLIVNYKGSGQMKSKKKRKKLKLRDLGSPGVDKPSPVYKCSTCDKCFPTHQALGGHRSSHNKVRSIHHEDNDIHVPNHPPATGVDELKENEEGGGSGGGGGLKVVAESPTHQCKICNKNFPTGQALGGHKRCHWSGPLEAPPSQVGSPGEASHTGRKILGFDLNEVPAMEEEVESEHHAAAGYGHASSSYNSQ; from the coding sequence ATGGACGATAATGATCAAGAACAAACCCACCTCCCACCATTCAAGAAACCCAATCAGAAACTCAGGGTAAAGCTCAAGtttcacaaaatcaaacaacaagaacaagatCAAGAACAAGGGGATTTGGGAATTGGGCCACAGATTGGGCCGCAGAAGAACGACGAGCCACGGGTGTGTCACGTGTGCAACAAAGGGTTTAGCTCCGGCAAAGCATTGGGGGGTCACATGAGAGTTCACGTCCAAGCCAACAAAGAGGAGCAACAGATGAAGCACAATGACGATAGTGCCCATGCTGGAAACAGAGCAATCTGTTCCCTCTGCGGGAAGAACTTCCCGTCAATGAAGTCGTTATTCGGCCACATGAGGTGTCATCcagagagagaatggaggggTATCCAACCACCGCAACCACCTCCGGCTCCAGCCCCGGCGGTGGCCAAGAACAGCTCTCCGGCGTCCTCTGTTTCCGACCAGATTGACTTGGCTGAGTCTTTGAGGGGTTGGTCTTCCACCGCCAAGCGCGGCCGGAAAGCCCTAATCGCTGATGATCCGCCCGCGGAGGAGGAGCGGTTACACGAGGCCGTACAATATCTCATGAAGCTAGCTCACGGCGATCCTTTCGATTCGGGTTTAAGTCCGACTCGTGAAAACAGGGTTGATGATCACGAGGGTGGAAACGGGAATTTAACCGAAATGGAGGTGTTTGAATCGAAGAAGAGAGGAATTGAGGAGTCATTGGGTGGATACAATGTGGGTTATGATCATCCTGTGAAGAAACTGAAAATTGAGGAATTAAGTGGGTCCCCTGAAGGTAACAAGAATCTGGAGAAGGGCAAAGGAAAGGCTATTGAGCTGGGTGATATTCAAGATTGTGAGAAATTTGTAGAAGATGATGAAACTGAGAGCCAAAACTCAGATTACAGTATACCCAGTGGAAATCTGATTGTGAATTACAAGGGCAGTGGTCAGATGAAGAgtaagaagaagaggaagaagctgaagttGAGAGATTTGGGCAGTCCTGGTGTTGATAAGCCAAGCCCAGTGTACAAATGCAGCACTTGTGATAAGTGTTTCCCAACTCACCAGGCATTGGGTGGCCACAGATCAAGTCACAACAAAGTCAGGAGCATTCATCACGAGGATAATGATATCCATGTTCCCAATCATCCTCCTGCAACCGGAGTCGATGAGTTGAAGGAGAATGAAGAAGGTGGCGGTagcggtggaggtggtggtttAAAGGTGGTGGCAGAGAGTCCTACCCACCAATGCAAGATATGTAACAAGAATTTTCCCACTGGCCAGGCTCTTGGGGGCCACAAGAGGTGCCACTGGAGTGGCCCACTTGAGGCCCCGCCAAGTCAAGTCGGGTCACCTGGTGAGGCAAGTCATACGGGTCGGAAAATTCTAGGGTTTGATCTCAATGAAGTCCCTGCCATGGAGGAGGAGGTTGAGTCTGAACATCATGCGGCAGCTGGTTATGGTCATGCTTCTTCCTCATATAACTCTCAGTAG